One window of the Pyrinomonadaceae bacterium genome contains the following:
- a CDS encoding amidohydrolase family protein, giving the protein MPLLAIRVFIVFMLLVTSVAHQTAGQEKSMLALTNVTVIDGNGGPPLPERTIVISGERIADIFPTGTKPLPRGATTMNLKGHFVMPGLIDSHYHLTPGLRSKEVEEALRRFVFIGGITAVRDMAGDAVALAELAKIAADANVQSPRIYYSALMAGPAFLSVDRRVEQASRGHTRGEAPWIRAIKPETDIAKAVSEAKATGATGIKIYTDLSPETVAKITTEAHRQGLKVWSHASIYPGKPSDAVRADVDVISHSNLVIPETMAKVPERYIGSYPMLDYSTGIERKEISDLLALMLQKGTYLDPTLVVTARLANGKPGDIFRDPKQMLEWTYLFTLRAHIRKIPIVAGTDVFESPATRDFPNLHSEMELLVNKVGLTPLEAITTATRNGAQVLGIADSVGTVATGKIADLVILSADPTIDIRNTTRIEYVVKGGKVHQRDTSKDQRDLGDPAEIAKLRELVRAWDEATVKGDATTLDRLLAVEFTFVGGVRRAAYLDFIKAKTTDTYVESAVSENVQVQVYGDAAVVTATGVTKGKNRGQPYESRYLFIDVWVKRDGRWQCVKVYSNPITN; this is encoded by the coding sequence ATGCCTCTTTTAGCCATTCGGGTTTTCATCGTCTTTATGTTGCTGGTGACCTCGGTAGCTCATCAAACCGCGGGCCAGGAGAAATCCATGCTCGCTCTCACGAATGTAACCGTGATTGATGGGAACGGCGGTCCACCCTTACCTGAAAGGACGATCGTAATTTCCGGCGAGCGAATCGCGGATATCTTTCCCACGGGCACGAAACCGTTGCCGCGCGGCGCCACCACCATGAATCTCAAAGGCCATTTCGTAATGCCGGGCCTGATCGATTCGCACTATCACCTCACACCCGGACTACGGAGCAAGGAAGTAGAAGAGGCGCTGCGACGTTTTGTATTTATCGGTGGCATCACAGCCGTGCGCGACATGGCCGGCGACGCGGTGGCGTTGGCGGAGTTGGCGAAGATTGCGGCTGACGCAAATGTTCAATCTCCCCGTATTTATTATTCGGCTCTGATGGCCGGTCCTGCGTTCCTCTCCGTCGACCGTCGCGTCGAGCAAGCCTCGCGCGGACACACGCGCGGCGAGGCTCCCTGGATCAGGGCGATTAAACCGGAAACAGATATCGCTAAGGCCGTTAGCGAAGCGAAGGCGACGGGAGCGACGGGAATTAAGATCTACACTGATCTATCTCCAGAGACTGTGGCGAAGATCACCACGGAAGCCCACCGGCAAGGATTAAAAGTCTGGAGCCACGCGTCGATTTATCCGGGCAAGCCAAGCGATGCCGTCCGCGCCGACGTCGATGTGATCTCTCACAGCAACCTGGTGATTCCGGAAACGATGGCCAAAGTGCCTGAGCGATATATCGGCAGTTACCCCATGCTTGATTACTCGACGGGGATAGAGCGGAAGGAGATCAGCGATCTCCTCGCCTTGATGCTCCAGAAGGGAACTTATCTCGATCCGACTCTCGTAGTGACCGCTCGACTCGCTAATGGCAAGCCGGGCGACATCTTTCGCGATCCAAAACAAATGCTCGAGTGGACTTACCTGTTCACCCTTCGAGCCCACATTCGGAAAATCCCAATCGTCGCTGGAACCGACGTCTTCGAAAGCCCGGCGACGCGCGACTTTCCCAATCTACACAGCGAGATGGAACTGTTGGTGAACAAAGTAGGCCTCACGCCGCTCGAAGCGATCACCACGGCCACTCGCAATGGCGCCCAGGTCCTGGGAATTGCTGATTCAGTTGGAACAGTTGCGACCGGGAAGATTGCTGACCTCGTTATCCTCAGCGCCGATCCGACCATCGACATTCGCAACACCACCCGCATCGAGTACGTCGTTAAAGGTGGCAAGGTGCACCAGCGCGACACTTCAAAAGATCAAAGGGATCTCGGAGACCCCGCAGAGATCGCGAAACTGCGCGAATTGGTACGCGCCTGGGATGAAGCCACTGTGAAAGGCGACGCGACCACGCTTGATCGATTGTTGGCTGTTGAGTTCACATTTGTGGGCGGCGTGCGCCGGGCCGCTTACCTGGATTTCATCAAAGCAAAAACGACTGACACCTATGTGGAATCCGCTGTGAGTGAGAACGTGCAAGTGCAGGTTTATGGGGACGCCGCGGTGGTGACAGCCACTGGTGTCACGAAAGGAAAGAATCGCGGACAGCCTTACGAGAGCAGGTATTTGTTCATCGATGTTTGGGTTAAGCGAGACGGGCGGTGGCAGTGTGTGAAAGTTTATTCGAACCCGATTACCAACTGA
- a CDS encoding sigma-70 family RNA polymerase sigma factor codes for MRAGVRPIIDSVLDESSSQETGLSFDEVFTLHHRAVFATARGVVRDTTLAEEITQEVFLKLYRHFDSKPNGELLRPWLLRVTLNEARNTLRGQHRSMARDTTYQQNTDPAMLHVDYERRQEVETARRALDKIKEPMRTCLLLRHQGLSYREIAQTLSLKENYVGSLVARGRKEFVRYYPGIGVKR; via the coding sequence ATGCGCGCAGGAGTTCGACCCATAATCGATTCCGTTCTGGATGAATCTTCTTCGCAGGAGACCGGCCTGAGCTTTGATGAGGTTTTTACGCTTCATCACCGGGCAGTCTTCGCGACCGCCCGCGGCGTTGTGCGTGACACTACTTTGGCCGAGGAGATCACTCAAGAAGTTTTCCTGAAGCTCTATCGACATTTCGATTCCAAGCCGAATGGCGAGTTATTGCGGCCGTGGTTGTTGCGCGTCACCTTGAACGAAGCGCGTAATACGCTGCGGGGTCAACATCGTTCGATGGCCCGCGATACCACCTATCAACAAAATACGGATCCGGCCATGCTGCACGTTGATTACGAACGGCGTCAGGAAGTGGAAACTGCACGCCGTGCGCTGGACAAGATTAAAGAGCCCATGCGCACCTGTTTGTTGTTGCGGCACCAGGGTCTTTCCTATCGGGAAATAGCCCAGACACTATCGTTGAAGGAAAACTACGTAGGTAGTCTGGTTGCGAGGGGGCGTAAAGAGTTTGTGCGCTACTACCCCGGGATTGGAGTTAAGCGATGA
- the dapF gene encoding diaminopimelate epimerase, which yields MPRFTKFHGFGNDYLVFEADQLADVTDLGSFAHRICDRHYGAGGDGIAVVARSSDAKSDFNVRIFNPDGSEAGMSGNGTRCAAAYLHHHKLWSAEELRLQTRNGIKRYYLLEHSGGAFTFRSELGQPKFDSASIPMTTDAPLEKVIDYPLTAGNQKLNVTALQMGNPNCCVFVDRFDEIDWRGLGPLIENHPQFPERTNVIFVRVRDRANIEERIWERGVGETESSGTCSCAAMVASVINDKTDRAVDVHAPGGILPIEWRDDGEVVLTGRAEVIYNGEWLGR from the coding sequence ATGCCTCGTTTCACAAAATTCCACGGTTTCGGCAACGACTATTTAGTTTTCGAAGCTGATCAGTTGGCGGACGTCACTGACCTGGGCAGCTTTGCGCATCGGATCTGTGATCGCCATTACGGCGCCGGCGGCGATGGGATTGCCGTCGTGGCGCGTTCGTCCGATGCGAAATCCGATTTCAATGTTCGCATCTTCAATCCCGACGGCAGCGAAGCCGGCATGTCCGGCAACGGCACGCGCTGCGCTGCGGCCTACCTGCACCATCACAAGCTCTGGTCGGCTGAAGAGTTGCGTCTGCAAACGCGGAATGGAATCAAGCGGTATTACTTGCTCGAACACTCCGGGGGAGCCTTTACCTTTCGCTCGGAACTCGGGCAACCGAAGTTCGATTCAGCTTCAATTCCCATGACGACGGACGCTCCGTTGGAGAAGGTGATTGATTATCCCCTCACAGCCGGTAACCAAAAGCTGAACGTGACGGCGCTGCAAATGGGCAATCCGAACTGCTGCGTCTTCGTCGATCGCTTTGACGAGATTGATTGGCGCGGGTTGGGACCGCTGATCGAGAATCATCCGCAATTTCCGGAACGGACCAACGTGATATTTGTTCGAGTGCGTGACCGCGCGAATATCGAAGAGCGCATCTGGGAACGCGGTGTCGGCGAAACCGAAAGTTCCGGCACGTGCTCGTGTGCGGCCATGGTCGCGTCAGTCATTAACGATAAAACTGATCGCGCAGTAGACGTGCACGCGCCCGGCGGCATCTTACCCATCGAATGGCGCGATGACGGCGAGGTCGTGCTGACCGGACGCGCTGAAGTGATCTACAACGGCGAATGGCTGGGACGGTGA
- a CDS encoding serine hydrolase domain-containing protein, with protein MVKTVTILARILIALTLLTNASGSLSQTPRDKQRLDRFEKQVEDLRTIVKVPGMSAVIIKDQKVIWAKGFGFADLERKIPATPDTLYHLASITKTFGATLIMQLVEQGKLSLDEPASRYSSNFKDESVKIKHLITHTAVATPGEHFWYDGNNFDYLDNVIEKKTGKQFTQLAVETFFDPAGMMNSVPYHNVVVDADKWMASLGKKRLDRYKKNLEMFAQPYTYYGAGEMVHVSYPGRHYNGSAASLLSTVRDMAKYDIAIDRHMFLKKETQEKAWTPFISNAGKRLPYGLGWFVMNHGGVKLVWHTGHWGTGFSAFYLKVPEKNLSIIMLGNSESLIDHQYKIGEVMVDDMINNVFACAFLGTWKLAYGCEKNSQAAVTKWLAQRKASGRVAVRVDPKILETYVGEYQFETLDNRIYTVTREADRLFFAGPSGIKLEMFGESESLFFSKVRPYVLIFTKAEGQPAQVKIVEGDKTYLSKRLK; from the coding sequence ATGGTTAAGACCGTCACAATTCTTGCCAGGATACTCATTGCCTTGACGCTGCTGACCAACGCAAGTGGCTCGTTGTCACAAACGCCGCGGGACAAGCAACGCCTTGACCGTTTTGAGAAACAGGTTGAAGACCTACGCACGATCGTAAAGGTCCCCGGCATGTCCGCCGTCATCATTAAAGATCAAAAAGTTATATGGGCTAAAGGATTCGGGTTTGCGGACCTGGAGAGAAAAATCCCAGCGACGCCGGACACACTTTATCACCTCGCTTCGATAACCAAGACGTTTGGGGCGACGCTGATCATGCAGCTTGTCGAGCAGGGGAAGCTGAGTCTCGATGAGCCGGCTTCCCGTTACTCGTCCAACTTCAAGGACGAATCGGTCAAGATAAAACACCTTATCACTCACACGGCTGTCGCGACGCCCGGCGAACATTTCTGGTACGACGGGAATAATTTTGACTATCTCGACAACGTCATTGAGAAGAAGACTGGCAAGCAGTTTACCCAGCTGGCTGTCGAAACTTTCTTCGATCCCGCTGGGATGATGAATAGCGTTCCGTACCACAACGTGGTGGTCGATGCGGACAAGTGGATGGCTTCGTTGGGTAAAAAGCGCCTTGATCGCTACAAAAAGAACCTCGAGATGTTCGCTCAACCTTATACATATTACGGCGCCGGGGAGATGGTTCACGTGTCATATCCGGGAAGACACTACAACGGCTCCGCGGCAAGTTTGCTATCGACCGTCCGGGACATGGCGAAGTATGACATCGCGATCGACCGCCACATGTTCTTAAAAAAGGAGACACAGGAGAAAGCCTGGACGCCGTTTATTTCAAACGCGGGCAAGCGACTGCCATACGGACTAGGCTGGTTCGTAATGAATCACGGCGGAGTCAAGCTCGTCTGGCATACCGGGCACTGGGGAACCGGGTTCTCGGCGTTCTACCTCAAGGTGCCGGAGAAAAATCTCTCGATTATCATGCTCGGCAACAGCGAGTCACTCATTGACCACCAATACAAGATAGGCGAGGTGATGGTCGATGACATGATCAATAATGTCTTCGCGTGCGCCTTTCTCGGCACATGGAAGCTCGCATACGGCTGCGAAAAGAATTCTCAAGCGGCCGTGACAAAGTGGCTCGCGCAGCGCAAGGCCAGCGGACGCGTCGCGGTCCGTGTGGACCCAAAGATCCTCGAAACCTACGTCGGGGAATACCAGTTCGAGACGCTGGACAACCGGATCTACACGGTTACGCGAGAAGCCGACCGGCTCTTCTTCGCTGGTCCCAGCGGTATCAAGCTCGAAATGTTTGGAGAGTCGGAGTCATTGTTCTTCTCGAAAGTCCGACCGTATGTGTTGATCTTCACGAAAGCTGAAGGGCAGCCCGCGCAAGTGAAAATCGTTGAAGGCGATAAGACCTACCTCTCGAAGAGGCTCAAATAG
- a CDS encoding DinB family protein, with amino-acid sequence MSVDPIIGSWREVRAGLIDEVSQIPADQFSFRAAEGMRSVAELLQHLVESQKFLVGEACRPDTNLLRKSFAENIKDYAPDVRTVNDKEAIIQMMQTTMDDCEKCLREHADEMKNTMKRFDGKEMTKLGFLSFAIAHEMYHRGQLTVYVRLLGIEPMLTQKFRKAFGASPP; translated from the coding sequence ATGTCAGTTGATCCAATCATCGGCAGTTGGCGTGAAGTTCGCGCCGGCTTGATCGACGAAGTTTCTCAAATCCCCGCAGACCAGTTTTCGTTCCGCGCCGCCGAAGGCATGCGATCGGTCGCTGAGCTGCTTCAGCATCTGGTCGAGTCGCAGAAGTTTCTGGTCGGTGAAGCCTGCCGCCCTGACACTAACCTTTTGCGCAAATCGTTCGCAGAGAACATCAAGGACTACGCGCCCGACGTGCGGACCGTGAACGACAAAGAAGCAATTATCCAAATGATGCAGACCACGATGGACGATTGTGAAAAGTGTTTGCGCGAGCACGCGGATGAAATGAAGAACACGATGAAGCGTTTTGACGGGAAGGAGATGACGAAGCTGGGTTTCTTGTCATTCGCGATCGCGCACGAGATGTATCATCGCGGGCAACTGACCGTTTACGTACGTCTGCTCGGGATTGAACCGATGCTGACGCAGAAGTTTCGCAAGGCCTTTGGCGCATCGCCTCCTTAA
- a CDS encoding DUF4097 family beta strand repeat-containing protein, with translation MKKAALLIAILSITAAAMAHQAARRAYSAVTPELTEFEPIQKPKGDELTEEFHQSYPLALTGRVSIANINGDVRISAWDRNEVKIDAVKRAYNRERLSEATIDVTNTADSISIRTKYPERNPNFDGRNWSRENNPASVEYTLTVPRGARIDGVELVNGSLDIEGVHGEVRASLVNGKVKANDLSGEISLSSVNGAIEVSAAGLTESKGVNLNAVNGSIVLSVPSGTSAHVRASTVHGQISNDFGLTVEEGQYVGRNLSGQIGSGGPRIRLNNVNGSISIKRGGVAF, from the coding sequence ATGAAAAAGGCAGCTTTATTAATCGCCATTTTATCAATCACAGCGGCCGCGATGGCCCACCAGGCCGCGAGGCGAGCGTACAGCGCCGTAACGCCTGAACTAACTGAGTTTGAGCCGATTCAGAAACCGAAAGGTGACGAACTAACCGAAGAGTTTCATCAGTCTTATCCGCTGGCTCTGACGGGCCGCGTAAGCATTGCGAATATTAACGGCGACGTTCGCATCAGCGCCTGGGATCGCAATGAAGTGAAAATCGACGCCGTGAAGCGCGCTTACAACCGTGAACGGCTCAGCGAAGCTACTATCGATGTCACCAACACCGCCGACAGTATCAGTATTAGAACCAAGTACCCGGAGCGAAATCCGAATTTCGATGGCCGCAATTGGAGTCGGGAAAACAACCCCGCCAGCGTTGAGTACACGCTGACCGTTCCGCGCGGAGCGCGCATCGACGGTGTCGAGCTTGTTAACGGCTCGCTTGATATCGAAGGAGTTCATGGCGAAGTCCGCGCGTCGCTGGTCAACGGAAAGGTGAAAGCCAATGATCTGTCCGGTGAAATAAGCCTTTCATCTGTTAATGGCGCCATCGAAGTTAGCGCGGCGGGACTGACCGAATCCAAGGGCGTTAATCTGAATGCGGTGAACGGTTCGATTGTCTTGAGTGTGCCATCGGGTACGAGTGCGCACGTGAGGGCGAGTACCGTGCATGGCCAGATTAGCAACGACTTCGGACTAACTGTTGAGGAAGGCCAATATGTCGGCCGGAATCTCTCGGGACAGATTGGATCAGGTGGGCCGCGGATTCGATTGAACAACGTAAACGGTTCGATCTCCATCAAGCGCGGAGGAGTAGCGTTCTAA
- a CDS encoding alpha/beta fold hydrolase, producing MKGRSIFSSLVSVTVALLILGGHAKQQNAGAVNINAEVRNEATKVVTGQGEHPTYQLAAGFVRDQKGKREQKAEFIKRLTPTPSEVPTTPTYYSGGYGTPGNFVYTRIGFDTGKIGQPFDRTDQPPIRNLTVRNGQLRFDADRLHFELTQFDHGARGWVVDEKGKRRPAYFVTRPKDIPSLEVLERYEGTYRIGKRRLLTLSRNVFSDSFHYLELPSGRTGALFYRPNDELTGGPCMYCPGPEYLRVSLDQRQSGRAQRVRVTIDGRTIDAPRIETHSEEEIRFISKDGTQLAGSLLLPSGKGPHPAVVFAHGSSAQTRNGFYGNIRFIAEAYARSGIAALIFDKRGTGRSKGDWKTANLEILGDDVAAGVEFLRTRAEIRADRIGLTGSSQAGWIMSFAAMRVPDVRFIQMRSSSPMSVREANRDQLVLMMEAERYPRSEIQRALNIRDMMDDYAVTGRNWEQLEAAAKQVENEYWMTQFIGGLPAKDSTTYAWLRKAFSYDVTAAVRNFKGAWQAIYGASDIVVSVPKTRAWLEDALRDGRSNDVTIEVVPNADHNYYETKTGLDHRELPGYSRYVPGIFDKITRWANERMRNTYIHPLSPSKTPSH from the coding sequence ATGAAGGGCCGCTCGATTTTTTCATCACTGGTGAGCGTCACTGTCGCTCTGTTAATTCTGGGCGGCCATGCAAAACAGCAGAACGCAGGAGCCGTCAATATAAATGCCGAGGTGCGGAACGAAGCGACCAAAGTCGTCACCGGGCAGGGGGAACATCCAACTTATCAACTCGCCGCCGGTTTCGTGCGCGATCAAAAGGGTAAGCGCGAACAAAAAGCAGAGTTCATAAAGAGACTCACTCCGACGCCGAGCGAGGTCCCAACTACTCCAACGTACTACTCAGGCGGCTATGGCACGCCTGGAAATTTCGTCTACACGCGCATCGGTTTTGATACGGGCAAAATAGGACAGCCATTTGATCGAACGGACCAGCCGCCGATCCGCAATTTAACAGTCCGCAACGGCCAGCTACGCTTCGATGCCGATCGTCTTCACTTCGAGCTTACGCAATTTGACCATGGTGCTCGTGGCTGGGTGGTCGATGAGAAAGGTAAGCGGCGACCCGCCTATTTCGTGACGCGGCCGAAGGACATTCCCTCATTGGAGGTGCTTGAGCGCTATGAAGGCACTTACCGGATTGGCAAGCGCCGGCTCTTGACGCTGTCACGCAACGTCTTTTCGGACTCTTTCCATTATTTGGAGCTCCCGTCCGGCCGGACAGGGGCCCTCTTCTATCGACCGAACGACGAATTGACGGGCGGTCCCTGTATGTATTGCCCCGGACCGGAATATCTGCGCGTCAGCCTGGACCAGCGTCAGAGCGGACGAGCCCAGCGCGTTCGAGTAACGATCGACGGCCGCACAATCGATGCGCCCAGAATCGAGACGCACTCCGAAGAGGAAATCCGATTCATCAGCAAGGATGGCACGCAACTGGCCGGTTCGCTGCTACTGCCCTCCGGAAAGGGGCCGCACCCCGCGGTAGTGTTCGCCCACGGGTCAAGCGCGCAAACTCGTAACGGCTTTTACGGTAATATCCGCTTCATTGCAGAAGCCTATGCGAGATCCGGAATTGCCGCGCTCATCTTTGACAAGCGCGGGACCGGCCGATCGAAGGGTGATTGGAAAACTGCAAATTTGGAAATTCTGGGGGACGATGTCGCCGCTGGCGTCGAGTTTCTCAGGACAAGAGCCGAAATCAGGGCTGATCGAATCGGCCTCACAGGCAGCAGCCAAGCAGGCTGGATCATGTCTTTCGCGGCGATGCGCGTGCCCGACGTCCGGTTCATCCAGATGCGCTCATCTTCGCCTATGAGCGTTCGCGAGGCCAACCGCGATCAGCTCGTTCTGATGATGGAAGCCGAGCGATATCCTCGATCCGAGATCCAACGTGCGCTCAACATCCGCGACATGATGGATGACTATGCCGTCACCGGTCGGAATTGGGAGCAGCTGGAGGCCGCGGCAAAGCAGGTCGAGAACGAATATTGGATGACCCAGTTCATCGGCGGATTGCCGGCGAAGGACTCGACGACTTATGCCTGGCTCCGCAAGGCATTCTCTTATGACGTGACGGCGGCCGTCCGGAACTTCAAGGGCGCTTGGCAAGCGATATATGGGGCTAGCGACATCGTGGTATCCGTTCCCAAGACACGGGCATGGTTGGAAGATGCCCTTCGTGACGGCCGCTCAAATGACGTGACGATCGAGGTCGTCCCGAACGCCGACCACAATTATTATGAAACCAAGACGGGTCTCGATCATCGCGAGTTGCCGGGATACAGCCGTTACGTACCCGGCATTTTTGACAAGATCACCCGGTGGGCAAACGAACGGATGCGCAACACATATATCCACCCGCTCTCTCCAAGCAAAACTCCGTCACATTGA
- a CDS encoding AraC family transcriptional regulator translates to METLQKSFSGGRLLSERGVSGLRLTDGIYFANTKVPNHSHEYAVFCIALKGACRELFAGRVRHYEALSVQYLPSYQCHTLDFSLTDTRAFSIDVDRKWLERAQDYSLKIENSIHCHGGSLAGLMMKIYREFRQIDNASPLAIEGLTLELLAEVSRNRESLRDKQAPQWLERAVELLRERFAERLTISEVATSAGVHPVHLAREFRRFKRCTIGEYVRQLRIERACHQLHNPEEPLAAIAAGAGFSDQSHFCRTFKRFVGMTPSEYRSALTAH, encoded by the coding sequence ATGGAGACCTTACAAAAGAGTTTTTCCGGTGGGCGCCTGTTAAGTGAGCGAGGTGTATCCGGCCTCCGTCTCACCGATGGCATCTATTTCGCGAACACCAAAGTGCCAAACCACTCACATGAATACGCCGTTTTTTGTATCGCTTTGAAGGGCGCCTGCCGCGAATTATTTGCCGGCCGGGTTCGGCATTACGAGGCTTTGAGTGTGCAATACCTTCCTTCTTACCAATGCCACACGTTGGACTTTTCTTTAACCGACACGCGCGCTTTCAGCATCGACGTTGATCGGAAGTGGCTGGAGCGTGCGCAGGATTACTCCCTCAAAATCGAGAACTCAATTCACTGCCATGGCGGTTCGCTGGCCGGGTTGATGATGAAGATTTACCGGGAGTTCCGGCAAATCGATAACGCTTCACCGCTCGCGATTGAAGGTTTGACACTTGAGCTGCTCGCGGAAGTCTCGCGTAACCGGGAAAGCTTACGCGACAAGCAGGCTCCCCAGTGGCTCGAGCGCGCGGTTGAGCTGCTGCGAGAGAGATTCGCCGAACGGCTAACCATATCTGAAGTGGCGACGAGTGCCGGTGTGCATCCGGTTCATCTCGCCCGTGAGTTCCGCCGATTCAAACGGTGCACCATTGGCGAGTACGTCCGCCAGTTGCGCATTGAGCGCGCTTGTCATCAACTACACAATCCCGAAGAACCGCTGGCGGCGATCGCGGCTGGGGCCGGATTCTCAGACCAAAGTCATTTTTGCCGCACCTTCAAACGCTTTGTCGGCATGACCCCTTCCGAATACCGTTCGGCACTTACCGCGCACTAA
- a CDS encoding serine hydrolase domain-containing protein translates to MALLLNAGGSLSQTPPIKNNRDASSPDKEPVQRFEKQVEELNTLLKVPGMSAAIIKDQKVLWAKGFGFADVEKKIPATPDTLYHLASITKTFAATLIMQLVEQGKLSLDEPMSRYSSDFKDDSVKIKHIISHTSDGTPGERYQYSGNRYDYLTAVIEKKFGKPFLNVTVETFFDPLGMSSSVPYHNVVVDTDKWVASLGKDHLDRYQKNLTRFSQPYTFYGNGEIIPDDYPARGFIGAAAGYLSTVLDMAKYDAAIDRHVFLKKETQEKAWTAFTSNSGQRLPYGLGWYVTDYQGIKLAWHTGHWGTGFTAFYLKVPEKNVTLVMLANSEALIDHLYQRAEDIIDNVFACNFLRLFVFEDVQGRRLPDPGWTQNTAKFSSEIARLSKQSKNYAYDCEKNSQTAMTKWLEQRRASARTAVPVDPGILETYVGQYQFETLNNRIFTFTREGGKFFFSEPGGSRTELLADSESTFFLKTRPYQFIFTKSEGQPAQLKIVQGQATFLSKRIK, encoded by the coding sequence TTGGCCCTGCTTCTCAACGCCGGTGGCTCGTTGTCTCAAACGCCGCCGATTAAAAACAACCGCGATGCTTCCAGCCCGGATAAGGAACCGGTGCAGCGTTTTGAGAAACAGGTCGAAGAGCTCAACACACTCCTGAAAGTCCCCGGCATGTCTGCCGCCATTATCAAAGATCAAAAGGTGCTCTGGGCAAAAGGATTTGGGTTCGCGGACGTCGAGAAGAAAATCCCTGCGACGCCCGACACGCTTTATCACCTGGCTTCGATAACCAAGACCTTTGCAGCGACGCTGATCATGCAGCTTGTCGAGCAGGGGAAACTAAGCCTCGATGAGCCGATGTCCCGTTACTCAAGCGATTTCAAGGATGATTCAGTAAAGATCAAGCACATTATCAGTCACACTTCAGATGGAACGCCTGGAGAACGCTACCAATACAGCGGGAATCGCTACGACTATTTGACGGCAGTTATTGAAAAGAAGTTTGGTAAGCCATTCCTCAATGTCACAGTTGAGACCTTCTTCGACCCCCTGGGAATGTCGAGCAGCGTTCCGTATCACAATGTTGTGGTCGACACGGATAAATGGGTTGCTTCGCTGGGGAAAGATCACCTCGATCGCTACCAGAAAAACTTAACCAGGTTTTCGCAGCCGTACACATTTTACGGCAATGGCGAAATAATTCCTGACGACTATCCCGCCAGAGGTTTTATCGGCGCCGCGGCCGGATATCTATCAACTGTGCTGGATATGGCGAAATACGATGCCGCGATTGATCGCCACGTGTTTTTGAAAAAGGAGACGCAGGAAAAAGCCTGGACAGCTTTCACTTCGAACAGCGGTCAGCGACTCCCTTACGGGTTGGGTTGGTACGTTACGGACTATCAGGGAATCAAGCTGGCCTGGCATACCGGACACTGGGGCACTGGCTTTACTGCGTTCTATCTAAAAGTGCCGGAGAAAAATGTCACGCTGGTTATGCTTGCCAACAGCGAGGCCCTTATCGATCACCTATATCAGCGGGCCGAGGACATTATAGATAACGTCTTCGCGTGCAACTTCCTCAGACTGTTTGTATTTGAGGATGTGCAGGGACGCCGCTTGCCTGACCCCGGTTGGACACAAAACACCGCGAAGTTCTCGAGCGAAATCGCACGCTTGAGTAAGCAGTCAAAGAACTATGCATACGACTGCGAGAAGAATTCTCAAACAGCCATGACGAAATGGCTCGAGCAGCGCCGGGCGAGTGCCCGCACCGCCGTCCCTGTGGACCCAGGGATTCTCGAAACCTATGTCGGACAATACCAATTCGAGACGCTGAACAATCGGATCTTCACTTTCACGCGGGAGGGGGGCAAGTTTTTCTTCAGCGAACCCGGCGGTTCCAGGACGGAGCTGTTAGCCGACTCGGAGTCGACATTCTTCCTGAAAACCAGGCCTTATCAATTCATATTCACCAAAAGTGAAGGGCAGCCCGCTCAACTGAAAATCGTCCAGGGCCAGGCCACGTTCCTCTCGAAGCGAATCAAATAA